Genomic DNA from Thermomicrobiales bacterium:
TCACAACACAACTGCCAGTTAATCGATTGAACCTTTGTCTGAAATCGACAGGTATAGGAGAGACGCGTTCCGGAATGCCAGATTCCGAACCCGTCCTGGTTCGGAGGTTCGGTTGTACAAGCGGACGGTGGATTGGCGAGTCCGGATTCCGGCCTACGGGAACACCGCGCGCTCGCCCAGATGAGCGGTGCAGTTCGAAAGTTGCAGCACCATGCCGCGCTTGCCCTGTTCGAGCGCCGTCAAGCTGGTGTTGTCGAAATGGAGCAAATGCTGCTGCTCGACGCCCAGTTGCATCAGGTCGGCCAGGATCGACCGCATGATCGCTCCGTGCGACACCACAACAGTCGTCTCGCCTTCGCGCGCATACGCCATGATCTTCCGGACCGCTCGGCTTGCCCGTTCGCGCTGATCATGAATCGACTCGCCGCCAGAGGGCATGAATCCTTCGCGATCTTCCTGCCAGTGCCGGAACTCTTCCGGATACTTCGCGACAATTTCATCCCCGCTCATCCCCTCGAAAATGCCATACCGCACTTCACGCAGAAGCTCGGTTTGGACGAATGGCACGTCGGGGTGATGGGACGCGATGGCCCGCGCGGTATCCGAGGCTCGCGAGAGATCGGACGCGATGATCGTCGTCGGCGCATAGGTCGCGAGACGCGCTCCGATGCGCTCCGCCTGCCACCGGCCCATATCGTTGAGGGGAATATCTATCTGTCCCTGAACCCGACGCTCCGCGTTGTAATCAGTCTGTCCATGTCGAACGAGTAGCAGGCGCACCGGGTTAGTCCTCCGTCTCCCCGGCGGGGCCGGAGTG
This window encodes:
- a CDS encoding histidine phosphatase family protein; the encoded protein is MRLLLVRHGQTDYNAERRVQGQIDIPLNDMGRWQAERIGARLATYAPTTIIASDLSRASDTARAIASHHPDVPFVQTELLREVRYGIFEGMSGDEIVAKYPEEFRHWQEDREGFMPSGGESIHDQRERASRAVRKIMAYAREGETTVVVSHGAIMRSILADLMQLGVEQQHLLHFDNTSLTALEQGKRGMVLQLSNCTAHLGERAVFP